The sequence GCTATGAAGTCGTGGAAACTCAACTACCTGCTTTACTCACAGTCGTCAAAGAGATTAATGAACCAAGACTCCCTTCATTACGAGGCAAATTAACCTCTAAAAAGAAAGAAATTATTAAGTGGGGTGCGCAAGAACTTGATGTTAACCCGGATGATGTTGGACTGACGGGCTCTCCCACTCGAGTAATTCGCACATTTACCCCGCCACCTCGAAAAGATAGAAAAATCCTCCATGGTGAGGTTAAAGATATAGTCAAAGAATTAGCCTGTGAATTGAAACAGAGAAAGATAGTATGAAATAGTGGACAGTGAACAATAGATATACTTTAGAGAGGCATATTTTGTGATTTCCTGTGACTATCAACTCAGGTTATCGGTTATCAGTTATCGGTTATCAGGTTATCGGTAAAGAGCAAGCAGTAGCCTGGTATTTCAAATTACCGATTACTTTAAATAATCACAATTTATACCTCACTGGAGTATAGTAATCAGTGAGTAGAGGTGTAGTAAGTGGTAACTAATTACCAGTTACCAGTTACCAATTACCAGTTACCAGTTACCAATTACCAGTTACCAGTTACCAATTACCAAAATAAGAAGGAGGGATTTTAAAATGACCAGGATTAAAGTATGTGGGATAACAAGTAAAACAGATGCCTTTATGTGTATTGATGCTGGTGTAGATATTTTAGGATTTGTTTTTGTAGGGGAGTCGCCGAGAAAAATTGCACCTGAAGAGGCTCAGCGTATTATAAATGACATACCATCTTTTGTTATCACGGTGGGTATATTTGTGAATAGACCAGAAAATGAAGTTGTCAAAATTGCCGACTTATGTAAATTAGATAGATTACAACTTCATGGGGAAGAATCTCCTCAATATTGTGCTTCTTTTAATCGTAAGATAATCAAGGCATTTAGAATTAGAAGTAGTGATGACCTCACTGTTATCCCTGGGTATAAGGTTTCGGGATATTTAGTGGATAGCTATGAAGAAGAGCGCGCTGGTGGAACTGGTAGAACATTTGAATGGAGTTTAGCCCAGGAGGCAACTAAATTCGGACCGATTATCCTGGCAGGTGGACTTACTCCTGAAAATGTCAATCGGGCTATATCCATCGTTCGTCCTTATGCCGTTGATGTAAGCACGGGCGTAGAGGAAAAAGATACACCAGGGAAGAAAAATAAAATAAAATTAACCGAATTCATTAGACAGGTTCAAAATGCTGATAGTGATATTATTATCGCTGATAAGGCAAAAAAACTATTTGAATGGGAAGGGGAAGAAGTAAAAGAGAAAAAAGGTGGATTTCTGTTTTGGAAGAAAAAGTAACGAGGATACGGAAGTCCGAACTTATTCGGGTAAAGAGGAATAGTAAACATTCAGCCACAGAGGCACAGAGAACACAGAGGTAATATATAACTACGAATGAACACAAATACAAAAAAATTTGTAGTACGAGGCTTTAGCCTCGCTTCTGGCAAACCAAAAGGCGAACCTAAAGATTCGCACTACATTTATGGGATGTCAGAGGTTAATTCG is a genomic window of bacterium containing:
- a CDS encoding electron transfer flavoprotein subunit beta, which produces YEVVETQLPALLTVVKEINEPRLPSLRGKLTSKKKEIIKWGAQELDVNPDDVGLTGSPTRVIRTFTPPPRKDRKILHGEVKDIVKELACELKQRKIV
- a CDS encoding phosphoribosylanthranilate isomerase; the encoded protein is MTRIKVCGITSKTDAFMCIDAGVDILGFVFVGESPRKIAPEEAQRIINDIPSFVITVGIFVNRPENEVVKIADLCKLDRLQLHGEESPQYCASFNRKIIKAFRIRSSDDLTVIPGYKVSGYLVDSYEEERAGGTGRTFEWSLAQEATKFGPIILAGGLTPENVNRAISIVRPYAVDVSTGVEEKDTPGKKNKIKLTEFIRQVQNADSDIIIADKAKKLFEWEGEEVKEKKGGFLFWKKK